TTGTCCCCCGCTGGGGGGGTAGGGGGTGGATTCTTCTATTTCAGATTTTATATTCCACCTCCTTAATCCCCCGCCAGCGGGGGACATCAATTGAACTGCCGTGACTCTCCTGGTGTTAACTGAGTGCTGATACCTGATTACTGAAAACTTACAGGTAGGTATTTATTGAAGATGTTAGAAGATTTATTAACTACGAGGCAATTAGCTGATTATTTAAAGGTACATGAGATGACTATTTATAAACTCCTTCAATCTCAAGAAATTCCTGCTATCAAGGTAGGTAGAAAGTGGAGATTTAGAAAGACTACAATTAAATTATGGCTTGAAGAACGAGAATCGGAAAGTGTCAAAAGATGGACTCCTCAAACTACTAAACCCAAAAGATGGAATATTGAGATAGAGACAATGGAAATAGCAGAAAGAGAGAAGAAGTTGTTTGATATTTTTAATGTGAAGATTTAAGGACAGAGGATAAACCTTAAAAATCTGTAAGCGTTCAGGTGGTAATTTACCGCAGAGACGCAGAGGAACAGAGAAGATATGGAAATAAATCAGATAACAGAAAAGATTATTGGTGCAGCCATTGAAATACATAAGACATTGGGAGCAGGT
This genomic window from bacterium contains:
- a CDS encoding helix-turn-helix domain-containing protein, which produces MLEDLLTTRQLADYLKVHEMTIYKLLQSQEIPAIKVGRKWRFRKTTIKLWLEERESESVKRWTPQTTKPKRWNIEIETMEIAEREKKLFDIFNVKI